In the Euphorbia lathyris chromosome 5, ddEupLath1.1, whole genome shotgun sequence genome, one interval contains:
- the LOC136230927 gene encoding F-box/LRR-repeat protein 12: MENHSNEGVTSIMHLSDDCLYIIFQFLDCSSDRESFGLTCRRWLNIQNISRRSLQFQCSFSVYDIASLSWRSTVIGAYHLHRLLARFQQLNHLSLSGCTDLPDSALTPLQFYGSQLHSLYLDCCFELTDNGLSLVATSCPFLTVISLYRCHITDAGLQTLAMNSPALKRINLSYCPLVSDCGLRAISQACYQLQAVKIFCCREISGTGFSGCSPSLSYIDAESCNLQPKGIAGIVSGGGLEYLSMSGISLSIPRDGLAEIGCGLAMRLKILNMRMCRSIGDESIMTIAKGCPLLEEWNLALCHEVRISGWESIGMKCNKLEKLHVNRCRNLCDRGLMALREGCKRLSVLYMSTGSRLSPAAILSFKLCRGNVEIKEEEIMFIGPDWNRWKSIHSNV, translated from the coding sequence ATGGAAAACCATTCAAATGAGGGTGTTACCTCCATCATGCACCTTTCCGATGATTGCCTCTATATTATTTTCCAATTTCTTGACTGTAGTTCTGATCGCGAATCATTCGGGTTGACTTGTCGTCGCTGGCTTAATATTCAAAACATAAGCCGTCGATCATTACAATTCCAATGCTCATTCTCCGTTTACGACATTGCATCGTTGTCTTGGAGAAGCACTGTTATTGGTGCCTACCATCTCCATAGACTGCTTGCCCGTTTTCAGCAGTTAAATCATTTATCTCTGTCTGGTTGCACTGATCTACCCGATTCAGCTTTAACGCCATTACAATTTTATGGTTCACAGTTGCATTCCCTTTATCTGGATTGCTGCTTTGAGCTCACAGATAATGGACTTTCCCTGGTTGCAACTAGTTGTCCTTTCCTAACAGTGATTAGTCTTTATCGATGTCATATAACTGATGCCGGATTACAAACTTTAGCTATGAATTCCCCAGCATTGAAGCGAATAAATCTTTCGTATTGTCCACTTGTTTCTGATTGTGGACTGAGAGCAATTTCTCAAGCATGCTATCAGCTTCAGGCAGTTAAGATATTTTGTTGCAGAGAAATAAGTGGTACCGGGTTTTCAGGGTGCTCGCCATCCTTATCTTACATAGATGCTGAATCATGTAACCTTCAACCGAAAGGGATTGCAGGAATTGTTAGTGGCGGAGGGCTTGAATACTTAAGCATGTCTGGTATAAGCTTGTCTATTCCGCGAGATGGTTTGGCAGAAATCGGTTGTGGTCTTGCCATGAGGCTTAAAATCCTGAACATGCGAATGTGCAGAAGTATAGGCGATGAATCAATCATGACAATTGCAAAAGGGTGTCCATTGCTTGAAGAATGGAACCTGGCATTGTGTCATGAAGTTAGAATATCAGGATGGGAATCAATTGGAATGAAGTGTAATAAATTAGAGAAACTTCATGTGAATCGGTGCCGGAATTTATGTGATAGAGGATTGATGGCATTAAGAGAAGGTTGCAAAAGACTTTCAGTATTGTACATGAGCACAGGTTCAAGATTGTCTCCTGCTGCAATACTCTCTTTCAAGTTGTGCAGAGGTAATGTTGAGATCAAGGAAGAAGAAATTATGTTTATAGGACCTGACTGGAACAGATGGAAATCAATTCATTCCAATGTTTGA
- the LOC136228927 gene encoding uncharacterized protein — MSTLSFFLFFVLIPSTIGKPHTINFHAPNLYPEGIAYDPSAQHFILGSLRNRTFYSVSDAAVVHTLISDPTLPPNTSIVGLAVDSLQNRLLAVVHSIAPLPPFNALAAYNLRSGQRIFLSLLPDAVPETTSRAVANAVAVDFKGNAYVTNSLGNSEGNFIWKVNAQGEASIFSRSPTFNRYPVDPDAPFSFCGLNGIAYVSKGYLLVVQSNTGKMFKVDEEDGTARTVLLSEDLDLADGVAVRRDGVVLVVSPNKLWFLKSDDSWGEGVVYDKIDLDYEKFATSVTVGREDRAYVIYGRVVEGILGKGGREWFDIEEVQSVRESKEEKVWVYVLLGLGLAYFFFWRFQMKHLVKSLDKKSN, encoded by the coding sequence ATGTCTACCCtctccttcttcctcttcttcgtTTTGATCCCTTCAACAATCGGAAAACCTCACACCATCAACTTCCACGCCCCAAATCTCTATCCTGAAGGCATCGCTTATGATCCCTCCGCCCAACACTTCATCCTTGGTTCCCTCCGCAATCGCACTTTCTACTCCGTCTCCGATGCTGCCGTCGTCCATACTCTCATCTCCGACCCAACCCTACCTCCCAACACTTCCATTGTCGGATTGGCCGTAGATTCACTCCAGAACCGTCTTCTTGCTGTTGTTCACTCCATTGCGCCGCTCCCTCCCTTCAATGCCCTCGCCGCCTACAATCTCCGTTCCGGCCAACGAATTTTCCTCTCCCTCCTCCCTGATGCCGTTCCCGAAACCACCTCCCGCGCCGTAGCAAACGCAGTTGCGGTTGATTTCAAGGGAAACGCTTACGTCACTAATTCGTTGGGCAACTCGGAGGGTAACTTCATCTGGAAAGTCAACGCTCAAGGTGAAGCCTCAATTTTCTCGAGATCTCCGACGTTCAATCGTTATCCAGTGGACCCCGACGCACCGTTTAGCTTCTGCGGTTTGAACGGGATTGCATATGTGAGCAAGGGGTACTTGTTGGTGGTTCAATCGAACACTGGGAAGATGTTCAAGGTGGATGAGGAGGACGGAACGGCTAGGACGGTGTTGTTATCGGAAGATTTGGATTTGGCAGATGGAGTTGCAGTTCGAAGGGACGGTGTCGTTTTGGTGGTGTCTCCTAATAAATTGTGGTTTCTGAAAAGCGATGATAGTTGGGGAGAGGGAGTGGTATATGACAAAATTGACCTTGATTATGAGAAGTTTGCGACTTCAGTAACAGTGGGGAGAGAGGATAGGGCATATGTGATATATGGAAGAGTGGTTGAGGGCATATTGGGGAAAGGTGGGAGGGAATGGTTTGATATTGAAGAAGTGCAATCAGTGAGGGAGAGCAAGGAAGAAAAGGTTTGGGTGTATGTGTTGCTGGGTTTAGGTTTAGCCTATTTTTTCTTTTGGAGATTTCAGATGAAGCACCTTGTCAAATCTCTAGATAAAAAGTCCAATTag
- the LOC136228926 gene encoding glucose-1-phosphate adenylyltransferase small subunit 2, chloroplastic, translating to MASMAAIGALKVPSSSTTASSFSNSSNHSRRNVLRQLSFSSSELSGDKIHPKAVSIRPGFVYSDKTPMIVSPKAVSDSKNSQTCLDPDASRSVLGIILGGGAGTRLYPLTKKRAKPAVPLGANYRLIDIPVSNCLNSNISKIYVLTQFNSASLNRHLSRAYASNMGGYKNEGFVEVLAAQQSPENPNWFQGTADAVRQYLWLFEEHNVLEFLILAGDHLYRMDYERFIQAHRETDADITVAALPMDEKRATAFGLMKIDEEGRIIEFAEKPKGEQLKAMKVDTTILGLDDERAKEMPFIASMGIYVVSKNVMLDLLRDKFPGANDFGSEVIPGATSIGLRVQAYLYDGYWEDIGTIEAFYNANLGITKKPIPDFSFYDRSSPIYTQPRYLPPSKMLDADVTDSVIGEGCVIKNCKIHHSVVGLRSCISEGAIIEDTLLMGADYYETDADRRFLAAKGSVPIGIGKNSHIKRAIIDKNARIGENVKIINSDNVQEAARETDGYFIKSGIVTVIKDALIPSGTVI from the exons ATGGCGAGTATGGCCGCGATCGGGGCGCTGAAAGTGCCGTCGTCCTCCACTACGGCGTCTTCATTTTCCAATTCCTCCAATCATAGCCGGAGAAATGTTCTGCGACAATTGTCTTTCTCCTCGTCTGAACTCTCCGGTGATAAGATTCATCCTAAGGCTGTTTCCATTCGTCCTGGATTTGTCTATAGTGACAAGACACCGATGATTGTTTCTCCTAAAGCGGTTTCTGATTCCAAGAATTCGCAAACCTGTCTTGATCCTGACGCAAGCAGA AGTGTCTTGGGAATTATTCTTGGAGGTGGTGCTGGGACCCGTCTTTATCCACTGACCAAGAAGAGGGCAAAACCTGCTGTACCTTTGGGAGCAAATTACAGACTGATTGATATTCCCGTGAGTAATTGCTTGAACAGCAATATATCGAAGATTTATGTTCTTacacaattcaactctgcatctCTTAATCGCCATCTTTCAAGGGCATATGCAAGCAACATGGGTGGCTACAAAAATGAAGGTTTTGTTGAAGTTCTTGCTGCTCAGCAGAGCCCAGAGAATCCAAATTGGTTCCAG GGCACAGCTGATGCAGTCAGACAGTACTTGTGGTTATTTGAAGAGCATAATGTATTGGAATTCTTGATTCTTGCTGGGGATCATTTGTATCGGATGGACTATGAAAGGTTTATCCAGGCGCATAGAGAGACAGATGCAGATATTACTGTGGCTGCTTTACCAATGGATGAAAAACGTGCAACTGCCTTTGGCCTGATGAAAATTGACGAAGAGGGACGGATAATTGAATTTGCTGAGAAGCCTAAAGGGGAGCAATTGAAAGCTATGAAG GTTGACACTACAATTTTAGGTCTTGACGATGAGAGGGCAAAAGAGATGCCTTTTATTGCTAGTATGGGGATTTATGTTGTCAGCAAAAATGTGATGTTAGATCTGCTAAGGGATAAGTTTCCTGGAGCCAACGATTTTGGAAGTGAAGTGATTCCTGGTGCTACATCCATTGGACTGAGA GTGCAAGCTTACCTATACGATGGCTACTGGGAAGATATTGGTACAATTGAGGCATTTTACAATGCCAATCTTGGGATAACTAAAAAGCCAATACCAGATTTCAG CTTCTATGACCGTTCATCTCCAATTTATACTCAACCTCGATATTTACCTCCATCCAAGATGCTTGATGCTGATGTTACTGATAGTGTTATTGGGGAGGGTTGTGTTATTAAG AATTGTAAGATTCACCACTCGGTAGTTGGCCTTCGGTCTTGCATATCAGAAGGTGCCATCATAGAGGACACATTGCTAATGGGCGCGGATTATTATGAG ACTGATGCTGACAGGAGGTTTCTGGCTGCAAAGGGCAGTGTTCCAATTGGTATTGGCAAGAATTCTCATATCAAGAGAGCTATTATTGACAAGAATGCTAGAATTGGAGAAAATGTGAAG ATAATTAATAGCGACAATGTGCAAGAAGCAGCTCGGGAAACAGACGGGTATTTCATAAAGAGTGGGATAGTAACAGTAATCAAGGACGCTTTGATTCCAAGCGGAACTGTGATCTAG